A single Corynebacterium stationis DNA region contains:
- a CDS encoding gamma carbonic anhydrase family protein, whose protein sequence is MSPLILPFEGKVPRIHASAWIAPNATIIGNVEIGPDASVFYNVVLRGDTNKITIGARSNIQDNSVFHCDADAPATLEEDVTIGHIALVHGAYVEAGSLIGMHAALLSHSRVGAGSLIAGGALVLEGQEIPAGSLAAGVPAKVRRELSKEESAAFIPHAAKYVDYSKKQADISQALNLDDVRFS, encoded by the coding sequence ATGTCACCATTGATTTTGCCCTTCGAAGGTAAAGTGCCAAGGATTCATGCCAGTGCGTGGATTGCTCCAAATGCCACGATTATTGGGAATGTCGAAATCGGCCCTGATGCCTCAGTGTTCTACAACGTGGTCCTGCGCGGAGATACCAACAAGATCACCATTGGCGCGCGCAGCAATATTCAAGATAATTCGGTCTTTCATTGCGATGCCGATGCGCCGGCAACCCTAGAAGAAGATGTCACCATCGGACACATAGCTTTGGTACATGGGGCTTATGTCGAGGCCGGATCGCTTATCGGCATGCACGCAGCGTTACTGTCGCACTCACGGGTAGGCGCGGGCTCTTTGATTGCTGGCGGCGCTTTGGTTCTCGAAGGCCAAGAGATTCCAGCGGGCAGTTTAGCTGCCGGCGTTCCGGCGAAGGTACGTCGGGAGCTAAGCAAGGAAGAATCTGCTGCTTTCATTCCACACGCCGCGAAATACGTGGACTACTCCAAAAAGCAAGCCGATATTTCCCAAGCGCTGAACTTAGATGACGTGCGCTTTAGCTAA
- a CDS encoding MMPL family transporter, producing the protein MSKVLYRLGRWSYTKVWPFLAFWIILLVAMGGLATQFAKPANPSFAMPPMDSTTTQEEMAERFGDDSDYMSDPSGTIVIQAPEGKTLTDPQVMAKVDAFVDELKDTGVLADQDAIVNPVMASMGMQQQMGEQMAAQGMPQEQIDANIQALSPLSEDERTGTIKVTFDAEGVTDIPAEDREAITELVNSFDEGDFTAKYSGNAFSSMSEGLDMSAEIIGLIVAGVVLLITFGSMVAAGMPLISAVIGVGVGLLGVQLATVFTDSVAEMTPMLASMIGLAVGIDYALFIVARFRNQLITSSGLNDLSPKEFAAELKKMDKQTRAHAMGMATGTAGSSVVFAGITVVIALAALTIIGIPFLSTMAIAAAATVAIAVLVALTFIPGLLGLLGNNIFAGRVPGPKVPDPEDEKPTVGLQWVRQIRKHPVVSLIAGVLILGIAAIPAAQMRLAMPTDGMAAEGTSQRESYDMIDEAFGPGRNAPMVAFVDVAEVAEQDRMPAIQEILTDFQTTDGVVNAQVVAMTDNMDAAQVMITPTTGATDEETTQTLEALRSHQAEFTDNTGGTYGITGITPIFDDISERLNDVLVPYIAIVLVLAFIVLLLVFRSIWVPLIAAGGFALSMAAAFGVTVGIFQEGMFGIITDTQPLLSFLPIMLIGLTFGLAMDYQVFLVTRMREGFVHGKTAGNATSNGFKHGARVVTAAALIMISVFAAFMLIDEPFIRTMGFALAVGVAFDAFIVRMLIIPATMFLLGDKAWWLPKWLDKILPNMDIEGTALTEHEAELQKAESETVKV; encoded by the coding sequence ATGTCGAAGGTCTTATATCGACTAGGACGCTGGTCATACACCAAAGTATGGCCGTTTCTCGCGTTCTGGATCATCCTGCTAGTTGCCATGGGCGGGCTGGCCACGCAGTTCGCCAAACCGGCCAACCCATCGTTTGCCATGCCGCCGATGGACTCCACCACAACTCAAGAAGAGATGGCGGAGCGTTTTGGTGATGACTCTGACTACATGTCGGATCCATCAGGCACCATTGTCATCCAGGCCCCTGAAGGTAAAACGCTTACAGACCCACAGGTCATGGCAAAAGTTGATGCTTTCGTTGATGAGCTGAAGGACACCGGCGTTTTGGCTGACCAGGACGCCATTGTCAATCCTGTAATGGCGTCGATGGGCATGCAGCAGCAAATGGGTGAGCAGATGGCCGCCCAGGGCATGCCGCAAGAGCAAATCGATGCCAACATCCAGGCGCTGTCTCCTCTGTCAGAAGATGAGCGCACCGGCACCATCAAAGTCACCTTCGACGCCGAGGGTGTTACCGACATCCCTGCCGAAGACCGTGAGGCTATCACCGAGCTCGTCAACAGCTTTGACGAAGGTGACTTCACCGCGAAGTACTCCGGTAATGCTTTCTCCTCCATGAGTGAAGGCCTGGATATGTCCGCGGAGATCATCGGTCTCATCGTCGCTGGAGTCGTCCTGCTCATCACTTTTGGTTCCATGGTCGCAGCAGGAATGCCACTGATTTCTGCTGTTATCGGCGTGGGCGTTGGCCTGCTCGGCGTGCAGCTCGCCACTGTGTTCACGGACTCCGTGGCTGAAATGACCCCAATGCTGGCGTCCATGATTGGTCTGGCCGTGGGCATCGACTACGCGCTGTTTATCGTCGCGCGTTTCCGCAACCAGCTCATTACCAGCTCTGGCCTTAATGACTTAAGCCCGAAGGAATTCGCGGCAGAGCTCAAGAAGATGGATAAGCAAACCCGCGCGCATGCTATGGGCATGGCTACCGGTACTGCTGGTTCCTCCGTCGTCTTCGCTGGTATCACCGTGGTTATCGCGCTCGCAGCGCTGACGATTATCGGAATTCCATTCCTGTCCACCATGGCTATCGCAGCAGCTGCGACCGTGGCCATCGCCGTGCTCGTGGCGCTGACCTTCATCCCCGGCCTGCTGGGGCTTTTAGGCAACAATATCTTCGCAGGTCGCGTGCCAGGACCGAAGGTTCCGGACCCAGAAGATGAAAAGCCTACCGTTGGTTTGCAGTGGGTGCGCCAGATTCGCAAGCACCCCGTCGTTTCCCTGATTGCCGGGGTCCTCATCTTAGGTATCGCTGCTATTCCAGCTGCGCAGATGCGCTTGGCGATGCCTACCGACGGCATGGCTGCCGAAGGCACCAGCCAGCGCGAGTCCTACGACATGATTGACGAAGCCTTCGGCCCTGGCCGCAATGCCCCAATGGTGGCCTTCGTCGACGTCGCCGAGGTCGCAGAGCAAGACCGCATGCCAGCCATCCAAGAAATCCTCACTGATTTCCAGACCACCGACGGCGTGGTCAACGCACAAGTTGTTGCCATGACCGACAACATGGATGCAGCTCAGGTCATGATCACCCCAACCACGGGTGCAACTGATGAAGAAACCACGCAGACTCTTGAAGCGCTGCGTTCGCATCAGGCAGAATTCACCGACAACACCGGTGGTACTTACGGTATTACCGGTATTACGCCAATCTTCGATGACATCTCCGAGCGCCTTAATGACGTTCTGGTCCCATACATCGCGATTGTCTTGGTTCTCGCGTTCATTGTTTTGCTCTTGGTCTTCCGCTCCATCTGGGTACCGCTGATTGCCGCGGGTGGTTTCGCGTTGTCGATGGCTGCTGCTTTCGGCGTGACTGTCGGCATCTTCCAGGAAGGCATGTTCGGCATCATCACTGATACCCAGCCGCTGCTGTCCTTCCTCCCAATCATGTTGATCGGCCTGACTTTCGGTCTCGCGATGGACTACCAAGTCTTCCTAGTTACCCGCATGCGCGAAGGTTTCGTGCACGGCAAGACCGCCGGCAACGCAACCTCCAATGGTTTCAAGCACGGTGCCCGCGTAGTGACCGCGGCAGCCTTGATCATGATTTCGGTGTTCGCCGCCTTCATGCTTATCGATGAACCCTTCATCCGCACCATGGGCTTTGCCCTCGCGGTAGGCGTGGCCTTCGATGCCTTCATCGTCCGCATGCTGATCATCCCGGCAACCATGTTCCTACTCGGCGATAAAGCTTGGTGGCTGCCGAAGTGGCTGGATAAGATTCTGCCGAACATGGATATCGAAGGCACAGCCCTTACCGAGCATGAGGCAGAGCTGCAAAAAGCAGAATCCGAAACCGTCAAGGTTTAA
- a CDS encoding TetR/AcrR family transcriptional regulator, with amino-acid sequence MASLRESKKLATRRALSEAAARILLREGFEGLTISLVAKESGVSVRTFHNYFPSIDEALFQFCLDSIDKFLPVVESYPQGMTITEIFEDIAVKGLTDKDTEFGSIATLFQIQEHMNARSRFIPNHEDIHAVLQKFLGAFAKLYPKLSPAELGLYLQVGAAAIVWTAEELKRLKTSSPHQFARREDKEEFIRKTFTTLRAIA; translated from the coding sequence ATGGCTAGTTTAAGGGAGTCGAAGAAGCTCGCTACGCGTCGTGCTCTTTCTGAAGCTGCCGCGCGAATCTTATTGCGCGAAGGCTTTGAAGGCCTGACCATCTCTTTGGTAGCCAAAGAATCAGGTGTCTCCGTCCGAACCTTCCATAACTACTTCCCCAGCATCGATGAGGCGCTGTTTCAGTTCTGCCTGGATTCCATCGATAAGTTCTTGCCCGTCGTTGAATCCTATCCGCAAGGAATGACCATTACCGAGATTTTCGAAGACATCGCGGTAAAGGGACTGACGGATAAAGACACTGAGTTCGGATCCATTGCGACGCTCTTTCAAATCCAAGAGCATATGAATGCTCGTAGTCGCTTTATCCCTAACCACGAGGATATTCACGCGGTGCTGCAGAAATTCTTGGGAGCATTCGCCAAGCTTTATCCCAAGCTAAGCCCGGCAGAACTCGGGTTGTATCTGCAAGTCGGCGCCGCCGCAATCGTGTGGACGGCAGAAGAGCTCAAAAGATTGAAAACTTCATCCCCCCATCAATTTGCACGCCGGGAAGACAAAGAAGAGTTCATACGCAAGACATTCACTACTTTGCGGGCTATTGCATAG
- a CDS encoding NAD-dependent epimerase/dehydratase family protein: MKVAILGGDGFCGWPASLYLSDKGHDVIIIDNLSRRAIDEELGADSLTPIADIDTRIAAWQEVSGETIGFANIDVAQDYDGLLGFINTERPDAIVHFAEQRAAPYSMKSSRNKRYTVDNNINATHNLLAAIVESGQDIHVAHLGTMGVYGYGTAGMKIPEGYLDVQVNLPEGGHVEQEILYPSNPGSIYHMTKVLDQHLFAYYAKNDELRITDLHQGIIWGTHTEQTIKDERLINRFDYDGDYGTVLNRFLIQAGIGYPLTVHGTGGQTRAFIHIRDMVRCIELALDNPPAKGDRVKIINQMTETHRVRDLAELIAEISDAEVAYVPNPRKESAENELHVHNDTFLKLGLKPTTLSEGLLQEVEDVAHKYADRVDRSKIPAQSLWTKAQQAGVPEQESTPQLQGAEAGLSESA; this comes from the coding sequence GTGAAAGTTGCGATTCTCGGTGGCGACGGCTTTTGTGGCTGGCCTGCCTCGTTGTATCTGTCTGATAAAGGACACGATGTCATCATCATCGATAATCTTTCACGACGCGCGATTGATGAAGAACTTGGTGCAGACTCTTTGACCCCCATCGCTGATATCGACACCCGCATCGCGGCGTGGCAAGAAGTCTCTGGGGAGACCATTGGCTTTGCCAATATTGATGTCGCACAAGACTATGACGGCTTATTAGGATTCATCAATACCGAACGCCCAGATGCCATCGTGCATTTCGCAGAACAGCGCGCCGCGCCGTATTCGATGAAGAGCTCTCGCAATAAGCGCTACACGGTGGATAACAACATCAACGCCACCCACAATCTCTTGGCTGCAATCGTGGAATCTGGCCAGGATATCCACGTCGCGCACCTAGGCACCATGGGCGTTTATGGCTATGGCACCGCGGGCATGAAGATTCCTGAAGGTTACTTGGATGTCCAGGTCAACCTGCCAGAAGGTGGCCATGTGGAACAGGAAATCCTCTACCCTTCCAACCCTGGTTCTATCTATCACATGACCAAGGTGTTGGACCAGCATCTTTTTGCCTACTACGCCAAAAATGATGAACTGCGGATTACCGACCTGCACCAGGGAATCATCTGGGGCACGCACACTGAACAGACCATCAAAGATGAGCGCCTCATCAATCGCTTCGACTACGACGGTGACTATGGCACGGTGTTAAACCGCTTCCTCATCCAGGCGGGCATTGGCTATCCGTTGACCGTGCATGGCACGGGTGGTCAAACGCGCGCGTTTATCCACATCCGGGACATGGTGCGTTGCATTGAGCTCGCTTTGGACAACCCGCCTGCCAAGGGTGATCGCGTCAAGATCATCAACCAGATGACAGAGACCCACCGCGTGCGTGATTTGGCTGAGCTTATCGCCGAGATCTCTGACGCCGAGGTCGCTTATGTGCCAAACCCACGTAAGGAATCCGCAGAAAACGAACTGCACGTGCACAATGACACCTTCTTGAAGCTGGGACTCAAGCCCACCACGTTGTCTGAAGGTCTACTGCAAGAAGTCGAAGACGTTGCCCACAAGTACGCCGACCGCGTGGATCGCTCGAAGATCCCAGCACAGTCCTTGTGGACCAAGGCGCAGCAAGCCGGTGTTCCGGAGCAAGAATCGACGCCACAGCTGCAGGGCGCAGAAGCAGGCCTGTCCGAAAGCGCATAG
- a CDS encoding glycosyltransferase family 4 protein: MRIAIVTEVFLPKIDGVVTRLIRTIEQLAEMEHEVAIFAPGNPPESFAGFPVYKLPSLSFWVYPEIKFAVPPVMFWKQMRDFDPDVIHAVNPIWSAALGVFAAKRDAYPLVCSYHTNVPDYVDALGIGWTRGMATGAIRWLHNQAQVNLCTSDPMIEKASAMGIERLTLWPKAVDTVGYHPSKATTQARKLLTNDHPDSPLVTYIGRISKEKDLERLNNVMKLVRKQVPGTRLGIVGGGPNLQKLQDSFDPSFATFTGYLSGEELAAAFASGDVFVFPSVTETLGLVALESFASAVPVVGTNAGGIPFVIDDGKTGYLIDADGTDADWAEALISLLQNPTRRAQMGAAARQEAEKFSWRESTEALVRAYEKAVG; encoded by the coding sequence GTGCGAATTGCGATAGTTACGGAAGTTTTCCTGCCCAAAATCGATGGCGTGGTTACCCGCCTGATTCGGACGATTGAGCAGCTCGCGGAGATGGAACATGAAGTTGCCATCTTCGCTCCCGGCAACCCGCCGGAGAGTTTCGCCGGTTTTCCGGTGTATAAGCTGCCGTCCTTGTCTTTTTGGGTGTACCCGGAGATCAAATTCGCCGTGCCTCCGGTGATGTTCTGGAAGCAGATGCGGGACTTTGACCCCGATGTTATCCATGCGGTCAATCCAATCTGGTCTGCGGCTCTCGGCGTTTTTGCAGCCAAGCGCGATGCTTACCCGCTGGTGTGCAGCTATCACACCAATGTTCCGGATTATGTCGATGCGCTAGGTATCGGTTGGACCAGAGGCATGGCCACAGGCGCTATCCGCTGGTTGCACAACCAGGCGCAAGTGAACTTGTGCACCTCGGATCCAATGATTGAAAAAGCTTCTGCGATGGGCATCGAAAGGCTAACTTTATGGCCCAAGGCTGTGGACACGGTTGGATATCACCCATCCAAAGCAACCACGCAGGCGCGCAAACTCTTGACCAATGACCACCCGGATTCACCACTGGTGACTTATATTGGCCGCATCTCTAAGGAAAAAGACTTAGAACGGCTCAATAATGTCATGAAGTTGGTGCGTAAGCAGGTACCGGGAACGCGTTTAGGAATCGTTGGCGGCGGTCCCAACCTGCAGAAGTTGCAAGACTCCTTTGATCCGAGCTTTGCCACGTTTACGGGTTATTTATCCGGCGAGGAACTAGCCGCAGCTTTTGCCAGCGGTGACGTTTTTGTCTTCCCCTCTGTCACTGAGACCTTAGGGCTTGTGGCCTTGGAGTCTTTTGCTTCAGCCGTACCTGTGGTGGGTACCAATGCCGGCGGTATCCCCTTTGTCATCGATGATGGCAAAACGGGATATCTCATTGATGCTGATGGCACAGATGCAGATTGGGCCGAAGCCCTCATCAGCTTGTTGCAAAATCCCACCCGGCGCGCGCAGATGGGTGCCGCGGCCCGGCAGGAAGCGGAAAAGTTCTCGTGGCGTGAATCGACCGAAGCTTTGGTTCGCGCGTATGAAAAGGCTGTGGGCTAA
- a CDS encoding DUF6882 domain-containing protein — protein sequence MDLTQPKTLADIAADGFFSSTAYDVCWTQLEELVGGFSGMESNFQAEGSVEMRLYGQRNSVDITGRRVAILKDGHWHWMPSRSAEFRANGPELLQLQGFPPATEMLLGAARTLEGGKPIVLADQEDGLKAAVALDLNTATLAKSTVTVPLPQTLAPEEALIKGINDPFIDKLDEVRAAIAFAHTRELDIEEVDHGLRLSGAPSGAITVDFLDEKISSVSTSDSSGTNGPDDVDWRLEDISADAYFAAAEHAMFFSAHFPQAAGKNVLINLESAHVLLDEKSRLEADALVVATVRDGTFTWAWADEQLKRLPGQGPVEAVRQFGIDKLIPALVRHSMPAATARELGLVQAAMPILNKWNLVTAKLNDDTTGVVLIDAPELHLPPLSPEVEQAVLDTSLPAHLDRDRALKAYRNMRKTTRETQLNVQRDAQPERVD from the coding sequence ATGGATCTGACGCAGCCGAAGACTCTTGCCGATATTGCCGCCGACGGATTTTTCTCATCCACCGCATATGATGTGTGTTGGACGCAGTTGGAAGAATTAGTCGGCGGCTTTAGCGGTATGGAATCCAACTTCCAGGCTGAAGGTTCCGTAGAGATGAGGCTGTACGGCCAGCGCAATAGCGTGGATATCACCGGCAGGCGCGTTGCGATATTAAAGGATGGCCACTGGCACTGGATGCCCTCGCGTTCTGCTGAATTTCGCGCCAATGGACCGGAGCTTTTACAACTGCAAGGTTTTCCACCTGCCACAGAGATGTTGCTCGGCGCCGCTCGCACGTTAGAGGGCGGAAAACCCATAGTCTTAGCGGATCAAGAAGATGGGTTAAAAGCTGCAGTCGCTCTCGATCTCAACACCGCAACATTGGCGAAATCTACTGTTACGGTGCCGCTTCCGCAAACTCTTGCGCCAGAAGAAGCCCTTATTAAGGGCATCAATGATCCATTCATCGATAAGCTCGACGAAGTCCGCGCGGCGATCGCTTTCGCGCACACCCGCGAGCTCGACATCGAAGAAGTCGACCACGGTCTGCGGTTATCCGGTGCACCATCGGGTGCAATCACCGTGGATTTTTTGGACGAGAAGATTTCCTCCGTCTCTACTTCGGATAGCTCGGGCACGAACGGCCCCGATGACGTGGATTGGCGCTTAGAAGATATCAGTGCCGATGCCTACTTTGCTGCAGCAGAGCACGCGATGTTTTTCTCCGCGCACTTTCCACAGGCAGCCGGTAAAAATGTTCTCATCAATTTAGAATCCGCACACGTGCTTCTCGATGAAAAATCGCGCCTAGAAGCAGACGCCCTCGTAGTGGCAACTGTTCGCGACGGTACTTTCACGTGGGCTTGGGCAGATGAGCAACTAAAACGTTTGCCTGGGCAAGGGCCGGTAGAAGCGGTGCGACAGTTTGGCATCGACAAGCTAATTCCCGCATTAGTGCGCCACAGCATGCCGGCCGCAACTGCGCGTGAGCTAGGACTTGTACAAGCCGCCATGCCGATTCTAAATAAATGGAACCTTGTGACCGCCAAGCTCAATGACGACACCACCGGCGTTGTGCTTATCGATGCCCCCGAATTACACCTTCCGCCGCTTAGCCCCGAAGTAGAACAAGCAGTGCTTGATACTTCCCTACCTGCGCATCTTGACCGCGACCGCGCGCTAAAGGCGTATCGCAACATGCGAAAGACGACGCGCGAAACGCAACTTAACGTACAACGCGACGCCCAACCTGAACGCGTTGATTAA
- a CDS encoding DUF1648 domain-containing protein: MVFSREPDTPTLQKPPWKWVWLTLATGVLALLAVYLNWESIPDPFPTHWNARGEADAFSDKTWANLFGMFGLITGILTLVIAACFGLIYQHAKHANGEDWQVARSRATCNSMLTPLGKWMFVLNAVVVVDIYLSITQIYSSVGLLIAAIIIVVALLLWDMARVQKWLDKHYPDPKTSEHMKWGMFYYNPKDPNMMVHRDLNSTFNMAQTGSWVVMGALLGIPIIVVAVAIIFG, translated from the coding sequence ATGGTATTTTCCCGCGAACCCGATACACCTACGCTTCAAAAACCACCGTGGAAATGGGTGTGGCTAACCCTTGCGACCGGTGTACTGGCGTTGCTGGCGGTGTATCTGAATTGGGAGAGCATTCCAGATCCTTTCCCAACGCACTGGAATGCGCGCGGGGAAGCAGATGCTTTTAGTGACAAGACTTGGGCCAACCTGTTTGGCATGTTCGGGCTCATCACAGGAATTCTCACTCTTGTTATCGCGGCATGTTTCGGACTGATATACCAGCACGCCAAGCATGCCAACGGCGAAGACTGGCAGGTCGCACGTAGCCGCGCAACGTGTAATTCCATGCTCACCCCGCTGGGCAAGTGGATGTTTGTCCTAAATGCAGTAGTCGTGGTCGATATTTATCTGTCAATAACGCAGATTTATTCTTCCGTGGGCTTGCTCATTGCGGCCATCATCATTGTTGTCGCGCTCTTGTTGTGGGATATGGCGCGGGTGCAAAAGTGGTTGGACAAACACTATCCAGACCCCAAAACCAGTGAGCACATGAAGTGGGGCATGTTCTACTACAACCCGAAAGACCCGAACATGATGGTGCACCGCGATCTCAACAGCACGTTTAACATGGCGCAAACAGGATCGTGGGTTGTGATGGGAGCGCTGTTAGGCATTCCCATAATCGTGGTCGCGGTCGCCATCATTTTTGGTTAA
- a CDS encoding 3-hydroxyisobutyryl-CoA hydrolase: MTKSVDSTAPVLTSVRQRTGVIELNRPKALNSLNPEMIDIIAKAVKNWEDDDSIDQIVLHTTNPKAFCAGGDVRFARDNILSGDAQLVDDFFAAEYTLNGKLATYKKPLVSIIDGVVMGGGLGISLHGSHRVVTENAFASMPEMAIGYFTDVGVAHAAQRMVGTRGQASLALAKYWAITGYRMYAADMLWSGLATHVVQDAETILDAIVENGVDAALKQHSYIPDGEAPLAGVIDEIESTFNHATWPEIQDALKTADKEFSKDTAKYLAAACPTSVVASNELFESHAQEEDIVKALQCEESLGRYIRSRGDFAEGVRAVLVDKTKDAAFNPEETAAVDLDAIHAALKV; encoded by the coding sequence ATGACTAAATCCGTTGACTCAACAGCACCTGTACTTACCTCGGTTCGCCAGCGTACCGGAGTTATAGAATTAAACCGCCCTAAGGCCTTAAACTCGCTGAATCCGGAGATGATTGACATCATCGCCAAGGCGGTTAAGAACTGGGAAGATGATGATTCGATCGACCAGATCGTGTTGCACACCACCAACCCGAAGGCTTTCTGCGCAGGCGGCGATGTCCGTTTTGCGCGGGATAATATTTTAAGTGGCGATGCACAGCTTGTCGATGACTTCTTCGCTGCCGAATACACACTCAACGGCAAGCTTGCGACGTATAAGAAACCTCTCGTGTCCATCATCGATGGCGTAGTGATGGGCGGGGGACTCGGCATTTCCTTGCACGGCTCACACCGCGTGGTAACTGAGAATGCTTTTGCTTCCATGCCGGAGATGGCCATTGGTTACTTTACTGATGTAGGTGTCGCTCATGCCGCCCAGCGCATGGTGGGCACGCGTGGGCAAGCCTCCCTGGCATTAGCAAAGTACTGGGCAATTACCGGCTATCGTATGTATGCCGCAGATATGTTGTGGTCGGGTCTTGCAACCCACGTAGTCCAAGATGCAGAAACCATCTTGGACGCAATTGTCGAGAACGGTGTTGATGCTGCCCTGAAGCAGCATTCTTACATTCCAGACGGTGAGGCGCCGCTAGCTGGTGTGATCGATGAGATCGAATCCACCTTTAACCACGCCACCTGGCCAGAAATCCAAGATGCCCTGAAAACTGCTGACAAGGAGTTTTCGAAAGATACCGCTAAATACCTTGCGGCGGCATGTCCTACTTCTGTGGTCGCTTCCAACGAGCTTTTTGAATCCCATGCGCAAGAAGAAGACATCGTTAAAGCACTACAATGTGAAGAATCCTTGGGGCGTTATATCCGCTCCCGCGGTGATTTTGCCGAAGGCGTGCGCGCAGTACTAGTAGATAAGACCAAAGACGCCGCCTTTAACCCAGAAGAAACGGCGGCTGTTGACCTCGATGCAATCCATGCAGCGCTGAAGGTCTAG
- a CDS encoding Cof-type HAD-IIB family hydrolase gives MVFPRLIALDMDGTLLDGESKIPESFWPVLKRAEELGVTIAPASGRQLATLQHQFGPELSFIAENGTAIAHKGEIIHVSVLPNDAVLRILDALQAVTVDHDVVLCTPTVGYVSEDANPDTFVQLEKYYYSRETVKDLRAMVKDSDIIKVAVYCAAGSEEHIAPVVFKAVPDHNVAVSGKEWLDVMPAGANKGAALHHMADTLGIHIAETAAFGDYLNDYELLQEAGIAVAMDNAHPQLKDVADVIAPSNLDHGVITVLNEWFDKMESTQRVHANQREF, from the coding sequence ATGGTTTTCCCGCGGCTCATTGCTTTAGACATGGACGGGACGTTATTGGACGGCGAGAGTAAAATCCCCGAATCTTTCTGGCCTGTGCTCAAGCGCGCAGAAGAACTCGGTGTCACCATCGCCCCAGCGTCGGGTCGCCAGCTAGCTACTTTGCAGCACCAATTTGGCCCGGAGCTATCTTTCATCGCAGAAAATGGCACCGCTATCGCGCACAAGGGAGAAATCATTCATGTCTCCGTGCTTCCCAATGATGCAGTCTTGCGCATTCTAGATGCACTCCAAGCCGTCACTGTCGACCATGACGTAGTGCTATGTACGCCAACTGTCGGTTATGTATCTGAGGATGCTAACCCCGATACCTTTGTGCAGCTGGAAAAATACTACTACTCGCGTGAAACCGTAAAAGACCTGCGCGCGATGGTCAAAGATTCCGACATCATCAAAGTCGCTGTCTACTGCGCAGCGGGTTCTGAAGAGCACATTGCGCCCGTAGTATTTAAGGCTGTCCCCGACCACAACGTGGCTGTTTCCGGTAAGGAATGGCTTGATGTCATGCCGGCCGGCGCTAATAAGGGCGCGGCGCTGCATCACATGGCTGATACCTTAGGCATTCATATTGCAGAAACCGCTGCTTTTGGTGATTACCTCAATGACTACGAGCTTTTGCAAGAAGCTGGCATCGCGGTAGCCATGGACAATGCCCACCCGCAGCTTAAAGATGTCGCTGATGTCATCGCTCCTTCGAACCTGGACCACGGCGTGATTACCGTGTTGAATGAATGGTTCGACAAGATGGAAAGCACACAACGCGTACACGCAAACCAGCGCGAGTTTTAA
- a CDS encoding putative quinol monooxygenase codes for MIFINVKFHVKPEYADTFLDEINWYTEACNAEPGCLEFKWYRDPEDSQRFLLVEAYKDGEDVAHVQSDHFKRSCEEFPQYLVETPDIINFKIDGKTEWDKMAEFKVD; via the coding sequence ATGATTTTCATTAACGTTAAATTCCATGTCAAGCCCGAATACGCTGACACTTTCCTCGATGAGATCAACTGGTACACCGAAGCCTGCAACGCTGAGCCTGGCTGCTTGGAATTCAAGTGGTACCGCGACCCAGAAGATTCCCAGCGCTTCCTGTTGGTTGAAGCCTACAAAGATGGCGAAGACGTAGCCCACGTACAAAGCGATCACTTCAAGCGCTCTTGCGAAGAGTTCCCTCAGTACCTGGTAGAAACCCCAGATATCATCAATTTCAAGATTGATGGCAAGACTGAGTGGGACAAGATGGCTGAGTTTAAGGTCGATTAA